One genomic window of Tatumella citrea includes the following:
- the murI gene encoding glutamate racemase → MAIVVQDELMPATAGVAGDRPTILVFDSGVGGLSVYDEIRQLLPDAHYIYVFDNVGFPYGEKTEQYIIERLTAITAAVVRDYTVSIAVIACNTASTVSLPALRAAFEFPVVGVVPAIKPAARLTRNGIVGLLATRGTVKRSYTHQLVKQFAKECQIEMLGSAELVLLAEQKLHGETVPLDEIQQIVRPWLSLAEPPDTVVLGCTHFPLLKEELQAVLPEGTRLIDSGAAIARRTVWLLQHESKPSCSFLPDVAFCTELTADTERLLPVLQRYGFPLLKILAV, encoded by the coding sequence ATGGCTATAGTTGTTCAGGATGAGTTAATGCCCGCTACCGCTGGTGTAGCAGGGGACCGGCCGACAATTCTGGTGTTTGATTCAGGTGTCGGTGGCCTGTCAGTTTATGATGAAATCAGACAGTTACTGCCCGATGCTCATTATATATATGTGTTTGATAATGTGGGTTTCCCATACGGGGAGAAAACCGAACAATATATTATCGAACGACTGACGGCGATTACTGCTGCAGTGGTGCGTGATTACACCGTTTCCATTGCTGTCATTGCCTGCAATACTGCCAGCACCGTTTCTTTACCTGCACTCCGGGCTGCATTTGAGTTTCCGGTTGTCGGGGTTGTCCCTGCCATCAAACCTGCAGCTCGTCTCACCCGCAACGGAATCGTCGGTCTGCTGGCAACGCGTGGCACGGTGAAACGCAGTTACACCCACCAGTTAGTAAAGCAGTTTGCTAAAGAGTGCCAGATAGAAATGCTGGGTTCAGCTGAACTGGTATTGCTGGCAGAACAGAAACTGCATGGCGAAACTGTTCCGCTAGATGAAATACAGCAGATTGTTCGTCCGTGGCTGAGTCTGGCTGAGCCACCCGATACTGTGGTACTGGGCTGTACCCATTTCCCACTGTTAAAGGAGGAACTGCAGGCTGTATTACCTGAAGGAACCCGTCTGATTGATTCCGGGGCTGCTATTGCCAGAAGGACTGTATGGTTGTTGCAGCATGAATCGAAGCCTTCATGTTCTTTTCTTCCTGATGTGGCGTTTTGTACTGAACTGACCGCGGATACTGAGCGTTTATTGCCCGTTTTGCAGCGCTATGGCTTTCCTTTGCTGAAAATACTCGCAGTTTAG
- the trmA gene encoding tRNA (uridine(54)-C5)-methyltransferase TrmA, translating to MTPEHLPVEHYDDQLAEKVNRLTSMMVPFNAPEADVFRSPVSHYRMRAEFRIWHQGDDLYHIIFDQQTRQRIRVDSFPAASELINTMMPRMITALRNNPLLRHKLFQIDYLSTCSQQIIISLLYHRKLDDAWQAEMAQLRDNLRAEGFNVQFIGRATKTKICLDHDYVDEVLTVGGKEMIYRQVENSFTQPNAAINVQMLEWALDATRESQGDLLELYCGNGNFSLALARNFRRVLATEIAKPSVESAQYNIAANQTDNVQIIRMSAEEFTQAMQGVRQFNRLEGVDLGSYECETIFVDPPRSGLDSQTLEMVSAYPVILYISCNPQTLCDNLQTLSATHQIERLALFDQFPYTHHMECGVLLRRKA from the coding sequence ATGACCCCGGAACATCTTCCCGTTGAACACTATGACGACCAGCTGGCGGAAAAAGTTAATCGCTTAACCTCTATGATGGTGCCATTTAATGCACCTGAAGCAGATGTTTTTCGCTCACCTGTCAGCCATTACCGTATGCGTGCCGAATTCCGCATCTGGCATCAGGGAGATGATTTGTACCATATCATTTTTGATCAGCAGACCCGCCAGAGAATAAGGGTAGACAGTTTTCCCGCAGCCAGTGAACTAATCAATACGATGATGCCACGGATGATAACGGCCTTACGTAACAACCCGCTGTTACGACATAAACTGTTCCAGATAGATTATCTGTCGACCTGTAGTCAGCAAATTATTATCTCTCTGCTTTATCACCGCAAATTAGATGATGCGTGGCAGGCAGAAATGGCTCAGTTGCGTGACAACTTGCGGGCCGAAGGGTTTAACGTGCAATTTATTGGCCGGGCGACTAAAACCAAAATTTGCCTTGATCACGATTATGTCGATGAAGTGCTGACTGTTGGTGGAAAAGAAATGATCTATCGCCAGGTCGAGAATAGTTTTACCCAACCCAATGCGGCGATTAATGTGCAAATGCTGGAATGGGCGTTGGACGCCACCAGGGAATCTCAGGGAGATTTGCTGGAGCTCTACTGTGGTAACGGCAACTTCTCATTAGCACTGGCCCGCAATTTTCGTCGCGTACTCGCCACAGAAATTGCAAAACCTTCGGTAGAGTCGGCGCAATATAATATTGCTGCTAATCAGACAGATAATGTGCAGATAATCAGAATGTCTGCTGAAGAGTTTACGCAGGCAATGCAGGGTGTGCGCCAGTTCAACCGCCTGGAAGGGGTCGACTTAGGCAGTTATGAATGCGAAACCATTTTTGTCGATCCTCCCCGCAGTGGTCTGGACTCTCAGACACTGGAGATGGTCAGTGCTTACCCGGTGATCCTCTATATATCCTGTAACCCGCAGACACTTTGCGACAATTTACAGACTCTGTCGGCCACTCACCAGATAGAACGGCTGGCACTGTTCGATCAGTTCCCGTACACCCACCATATGGAATGCGGCGTGCTGCTGCGCCGGAAAGCATAA
- a CDS encoding YijD family membrane protein, whose translation MTEQNPRDKGTLILAFITGLSINGTFSALFNHYVPFSFFPIISLALAVWYLHQRYLNRSMPEGMPSLSGGFFLLGILMYSAVIRAQYPQIGSNFVPTLLMVCLVFWILSRFRKKR comes from the coding sequence ATGACTGAGCAAAATCCCCGTGATAAAGGGACATTGATTCTGGCTTTTATCACTGGCCTTTCGATTAATGGTACTTTCTCGGCACTATTTAATCATTATGTCCCGTTTTCTTTCTTCCCGATCATTTCGCTGGCACTGGCAGTGTGGTATCTGCACCAACGCTATCTGAACAGAAGTATGCCGGAAGGGATGCCTTCATTGTCAGGTGGTTTTTTTCTGTTGGGTATCCTGATGTACAGTGCAGTGATCCGCGCGCAATATCCGCAGATTGGCTCTAACTTCGTACCTACATTATTAATGGTCTGTCTGGTCTTCTGGATCCTGAGCCGTTTTCGTAAGAAACGCTGA